Proteins from one Phyllobacterium zundukense genomic window:
- a CDS encoding DUF1236 domain-containing protein, whose translation MKKIFMVTAATFFAASGLAIAQDGVVVEVPQSARDYVIAHPADPVVIEGDLSQGYVVPETIVVRPIPESPGYGYIYVDGRPVIVSMENREVVYLSDDAGIAPRAVPDEVISYIETNPTDPVVIDGDITTGTVIPDDVPLVAVPDQPRYSYVYVQDRPALIERETRRVVWVR comes from the coding sequence ATGAAAAAGATTTTTATGGTGACTGCAGCAACGTTTTTCGCCGCCTCCGGTCTGGCGATCGCTCAGGATGGCGTTGTCGTTGAAGTACCGCAGTCCGCCCGGGACTATGTCATCGCGCATCCGGCCGATCCAGTAGTTATAGAGGGTGATTTATCCCAGGGTTACGTCGTACCCGAAACAATCGTGGTGCGGCCAATTCCGGAGAGCCCGGGCTATGGCTATATTTATGTCGATGGCCGTCCGGTGATCGTCTCCATGGAAAATCGCGAGGTCGTGTATCTGTCGGATGATGCTGGCATTGCGCCCCGAGCTGTGCCGGATGAGGTTATCTCCTACATAGAAACTAATCCGACAGATCCGGTGGTCATCGACGGAGACATAACCACGGGCACTGTCATTCCTGACGACGTGCCGCTGGTCGCTGTGCCTGATCAGCCGCGCTACTCATACGTCTACGTGCAGGATCGTCCCGCGCTTATAGAACGCGAGACACGCCGGGTCGTCTGGGTTCGGTAA
- a CDS encoding GH92 family glycosyl hydrolase has translation MTIKKTLLATLLGCTMLASCNGDDGKKNDTANLQSTFDQTVRELNGQIDQLKQRIAGQAAIESVTVTEVPDVSEDEQATPPENVKKIPADGKVAQVTGRGDDKDLVPLVNPMVGTAGTTNAHSEDKGQTYPAVGVPFGMTQWTPATNSTETKGTAPYYYGDASIKGFRSSHFLSGSAVQEYGSIQLFAGQDAKEQWTPNLLSSKFSHEKEKAGPDLYEVELPERNIAVSMTGTARCGLIRFRFLKGGTGWISVQNNNDRQIPAGLTTLWNGAGRTTIEAETQEVVGNNKVGRFYAGMHKPAGFFGQFAVTFDRKFRTGGIWIGKTFVPDSKQAAAGTAPSGAVVMFDDLKAGEAVTARACMSFADVNGARANGAAELPDFDFDKVQKASRAAWNRVLNTILVDGTETDRCIFYTSLYHMYLAPRMFSDVSGKYPRFGGGASYEAARGFTYYDDYSMWDTFRALHPFLTITEPKRVTDLVRSLLIKGEQGGFLPIFPLWNSYTSAMIGDHAISMIGDAHLKGIRGFDVDKAYALMVKNATQIAGKAEYEDGKGRRALGNYLKFGYIPLEDGVPDAFHQNEQVSRTLEYAYDDFVLAEVAKSLGEKTDEATFRQRAQNYRNVIDPATGFARGRYENGTWFRDAKLDAQCIQAESFCPGRHVGYITEGSPFQYTFYVPQDIPGLISLQKDREAGFLSKLDALFAGKGKGYYWHGNEPSHHIAYLFNYAGAAAKTQKHVEEQRRTQYLDAPDGLFGNDDAGQMSAWYAFSALGFYPVTPGVPAYVIGTPLFSSAKLQLENGKTFEVIAERPAGTTAKDTPYIASAMLNGKPLQRYWIRHSEITAGGTLTFKMSPIPSINWPQDETPPGQEPTGPQIVQ, from the coding sequence ATGACAATTAAGAAGACGCTGCTCGCGACGCTGCTCGGCTGCACGATGCTCGCTAGCTGCAACGGCGACGACGGCAAGAAGAACGATACGGCCAATCTGCAGAGCACCTTTGATCAGACGGTTAGGGAGCTGAACGGACAGATCGATCAGCTCAAACAGCGGATTGCCGGCCAGGCGGCCATCGAATCGGTTACCGTCACCGAGGTCCCAGACGTGTCGGAAGATGAACAGGCGACGCCACCGGAAAATGTGAAAAAAATTCCGGCCGATGGAAAGGTCGCGCAAGTGACGGGCCGTGGAGATGATAAGGACCTGGTGCCCTTGGTCAATCCCATGGTCGGAACCGCAGGCACAACCAATGCGCATTCCGAGGACAAGGGTCAGACCTATCCCGCAGTAGGTGTTCCCTTCGGCATGACACAATGGACTCCCGCGACCAATTCGACCGAAACTAAAGGCACGGCTCCGTACTACTACGGCGATGCGTCCATCAAGGGTTTTAGAAGCAGTCACTTCCTGAGCGGGTCGGCAGTGCAGGAATATGGCAGTATCCAGCTGTTCGCCGGTCAGGATGCCAAGGAGCAATGGACACCAAATCTCCTGTCGTCGAAATTTTCCCATGAAAAAGAAAAAGCCGGCCCGGACCTTTACGAGGTCGAATTGCCTGAACGCAATATCGCAGTTTCGATGACCGGGACGGCGCGTTGCGGCCTGATCCGTTTCCGCTTCCTGAAAGGCGGTACAGGCTGGATATCAGTCCAGAATAACAATGACAGACAGATACCTGCAGGCCTGACCACCCTATGGAATGGTGCGGGTCGAACCACGATCGAGGCGGAGACGCAGGAGGTCGTGGGCAACAACAAGGTAGGCCGCTTCTATGCAGGCATGCACAAGCCGGCCGGCTTTTTCGGCCAGTTTGCTGTGACATTCGACCGCAAGTTTCGCACAGGCGGTATATGGATTGGCAAGACTTTCGTTCCTGACAGCAAACAGGCTGCCGCTGGGACCGCGCCGTCCGGAGCGGTCGTCATGTTCGATGATCTGAAAGCCGGCGAAGCCGTTACAGCACGCGCTTGTATGTCATTCGCCGATGTTAACGGTGCGCGCGCCAATGGTGCGGCGGAACTGCCCGATTTTGATTTCGACAAGGTGCAAAAGGCCAGCAGAGCAGCGTGGAACAGGGTCCTCAACACGATTCTTGTCGACGGTACCGAGACGGACCGGTGCATATTCTATACGTCGCTCTATCACATGTATCTGGCGCCGCGCATGTTCAGCGATGTCAGCGGCAAGTATCCGCGCTTCGGCGGCGGCGCATCCTATGAAGCGGCACGCGGCTTCACCTACTATGACGATTATTCCATGTGGGATACTTTCCGCGCACTACACCCGTTTCTGACGATTACAGAGCCCAAGCGCGTGACCGATCTTGTCCGGTCACTGCTGATCAAGGGTGAGCAGGGCGGCTTCCTGCCGATTTTCCCGCTGTGGAACAGCTATACGAGCGCAATGATCGGCGATCATGCCATCTCGATGATCGGCGATGCACACCTCAAAGGCATTAGAGGGTTCGACGTCGACAAGGCATACGCATTGATGGTCAAGAACGCGACGCAGATAGCAGGAAAAGCCGAATATGAGGATGGGAAGGGGCGCCGGGCGCTCGGGAATTATTTGAAGTTTGGCTATATTCCGTTGGAAGATGGAGTGCCAGATGCTTTTCATCAGAACGAACAGGTATCGCGCACGCTGGAATACGCCTATGATGATTTCGTCCTGGCGGAAGTCGCCAAGAGTCTTGGTGAGAAAACGGATGAGGCAACCTTCCGCCAACGGGCGCAGAACTACCGTAATGTGATCGATCCGGCGACCGGTTTTGCACGCGGGCGTTATGAGAACGGCACATGGTTCAGGGATGCCAAGCTCGACGCGCAATGTATTCAGGCGGAAAGTTTCTGTCCCGGCAGGCATGTCGGCTACATCACCGAGGGTAGCCCTTTCCAATATACGTTCTATGTGCCGCAGGATATTCCCGGCCTGATCAGCCTGCAGAAGGACAGAGAGGCGGGCTTCCTCAGCAAGCTCGATGCGCTCTTTGCGGGCAAGGGCAAGGGATATTACTGGCACGGCAATGAGCCAAGCCACCACATCGCCTATCTCTTCAACTATGCGGGAGCTGCAGCCAAGACCCAGAAACATGTCGAAGAGCAACGCCGCACCCAATATCTGGATGCGCCGGACGGCCTGTTCGGTAATGACGATGCCGGCCAAATGTCTGCCTGGTATGCATTCAGCGCACTTGGTTTCTATCCGGTCACGCCCGGCGTACCGGCCTATGTGATCGGCACGCCGCTCTTTTCCAGTGCGAAACTGCAGCTCGAAAACGGCAAGACGTTTGAAGTGATTGCTGAGCGGCCCGCGGGTACTACTGCCAAGGATACGCCATACATCGCATCGGCAATGCTCAACGGCAAGCCGCTGCAGCGTTACTGGATCAGGCATTCGGAGATCACCGCCGGCGGCACGCTGACGTTCAAGATGTCACCGATACCGAGTATAAACTGGCCGCAAGACGAGACTCCGCCCGGCCAGGAGCCGACAGGCCCGCAGATAGTGCAATAG
- a CDS encoding efflux RND transporter periplasmic adaptor subunit: MSISTLRKSLYASALVLTLATVGGSHFLDMQQSHAEGEKSQAAPAPATPVSVAVVQPKLVTQWSEFSGRLEAVDAVEVRSRVAGAIQSVAFKEGAIVKQGDLLVKIDPAPYEAEVARAKAQVASAESKLAYAKSELQRGKQLVTSRFASQSDYDQRLNVQTSAEADLEAAKAVLQTAMLNLDWTDIRAPISGRVGRIEITPGNLIAEGPSAPLLTSLVSISPIYASFEADENVVANALADLPEGLNSRDFVNRIPVQMDVHGQDGITGKLQLINNSVDATSGTVKVRAVFDNANGKLMPGQFAKVRMGQANERNELLVDEKAVGTDQNKKFVMVVNSKNVVEYREVSLGAKADGLRIVTAGLQADDKIVVNGLQRIRPGSLVAPEMVAMGNKAPDQQALADQAKLKQ, encoded by the coding sequence ATGTCAATCAGCACTTTAAGAAAAAGCCTCTATGCCAGCGCTTTAGTTCTGACACTTGCCACAGTCGGCGGCTCGCACTTTCTGGACATGCAGCAGAGCCACGCGGAAGGCGAAAAGAGTCAGGCCGCGCCTGCGCCAGCGACGCCCGTTTCGGTTGCGGTCGTACAGCCAAAGCTCGTAACGCAGTGGAGCGAATTCTCTGGCCGGCTCGAGGCGGTCGACGCGGTTGAAGTACGTTCACGTGTCGCCGGCGCCATTCAGTCGGTGGCCTTCAAGGAAGGCGCGATCGTCAAGCAGGGCGACCTTCTGGTCAAGATCGACCCGGCGCCATATGAGGCTGAAGTTGCACGCGCAAAGGCGCAGGTGGCCTCTGCCGAATCGAAGCTCGCCTATGCCAAGAGCGAACTTCAACGCGGCAAGCAGCTCGTGACATCGCGCTTTGCGTCCCAGAGCGACTACGATCAGCGTTTGAACGTCCAGACCAGCGCGGAAGCGGACCTCGAAGCGGCCAAGGCCGTGTTGCAGACCGCCATGCTCAACCTCGACTGGACCGATATTCGTGCACCGATCAGCGGCCGTGTCGGACGTATCGAGATCACCCCCGGCAATCTCATCGCCGAGGGACCGAGCGCGCCGCTATTGACATCGCTGGTTTCGATCAGCCCGATTTATGCAAGTTTCGAGGCCGATGAAAACGTCGTCGCCAATGCGCTCGCCGATCTTCCCGAGGGCTTGAACAGCCGTGACTTCGTCAACCGCATCCCGGTTCAGATGGATGTTCACGGCCAGGACGGGATCACCGGCAAGCTACAGCTGATCAACAACAGCGTCGATGCGACGAGCGGTACCGTCAAGGTTCGCGCGGTGTTCGACAACGCCAATGGCAAGCTGATGCCCGGCCAGTTCGCCAAGGTCCGCATGGGTCAGGCCAACGAGCGCAATGAATTGCTGGTCGACGAAAAGGCTGTCGGAACCGACCAGAACAAGAAGTTCGTCATGGTCGTCAATTCGAAGAACGTCGTCGAGTATCGCGAAGTCTCGCTTGGCGCCAAGGCAGATGGCTTGCGGATAGTCACGGCTGGATTACAGGCGGATGACAAGATCGTCGTCAATGGCCTGCAGCGGATTCGCCCTGGCTCGCTCGTTGCACCGGAGATGGTTGCGATGGGCAACAAAGCCCCAGACCAGCAGGCGCTGGCGGACCAGGCCAAGCTCAAACAATAA
- a CDS encoding TetR/AcrR family transcriptional regulator: protein MGRPREFDADDALQTALELFWRKGYEGTSITDLTDGMGITKPSLYGTFGNKEELFRMALQRYEQNYMAFFWKALEQPTARIVALDILHGFANAQTEECNPGGCLGINAAMGCSEAAEAIQKTIIERRQIGQKALARRFERARREGDLPADCNAEDLARYLLTIAQGTAVQASSGAGREELYRLIDIAMKSFPGSN from the coding sequence ATGGGACGGCCCAGGGAATTTGATGCGGATGACGCATTGCAGACGGCTTTGGAGCTATTCTGGCGAAAAGGCTACGAAGGCACATCCATCACTGACCTGACCGACGGCATGGGTATCACCAAGCCCAGTCTTTACGGAACCTTCGGCAACAAGGAAGAGCTCTTCCGCATGGCGCTGCAGCGCTATGAGCAGAACTACATGGCCTTCTTCTGGAAGGCACTGGAGCAGCCGACCGCACGGATTGTCGCGCTGGATATATTGCATGGCTTTGCCAATGCCCAGACTGAAGAATGCAATCCGGGTGGATGCCTTGGTATCAATGCGGCCATGGGCTGCAGCGAAGCCGCGGAAGCGATCCAGAAAACAATCATCGAGCGCCGCCAGATAGGGCAGAAGGCGCTGGCGCGGCGTTTCGAACGCGCAAGGCGTGAAGGCGATCTTCCCGCCGACTGCAACGCGGAGGATCTTGCCCGCTACCTCTTGACCATCGCCCAAGGCACTGCCGTCCAGGCATCGAGCGGCGCTGGCCGGGAAGAGCTTTACCGGCTGATCGACATTGCCATGAAGTCTTTTCCGGGCTCGAACTAA
- a CDS encoding pyridoxal phosphate-dependent aminotransferase, producing MDMEPQLISLIDSLPSTVPFVGPETLERKRTRPFKARLGANESGFGPAPSVITAIQNHAGEAWKYADPENFDLKHALAAHLGVEPVNIVVGEGVDTLLGLAVRQYVREGTPVVTSLGAYPTFNFHVAGFGGRLVTVPYREDREDLEALLAAVKREQAPLVYFSNPDNPMGTWWAAAQIESFIDALPKTTMLILDEAYGETAPAGTLPRIDVSRPNVLRMRTFSKAYGLAGMRCGYAVGAEKQILAFDKIRNHFGMNKLTQIAALAALEDQDYLKAVIARIIAGRERIMQIAKSNGLKAIPSATNFVTIDCGRDGPFALAVLNALIDRDVFMRKPMAPGLDRCIRVSVGLDEELDYFEQQLPQALAAVSNR from the coding sequence GTGGACATGGAACCGCAGCTGATCTCCCTTATCGACTCCCTGCCGTCGACTGTCCCGTTCGTCGGGCCGGAAACGCTGGAACGCAAGCGCACCAGGCCTTTCAAAGCGCGACTTGGCGCCAATGAAAGCGGCTTCGGCCCAGCGCCTTCAGTCATTACGGCCATACAAAACCATGCCGGGGAGGCGTGGAAATACGCGGATCCAGAAAATTTCGATTTGAAGCATGCGCTTGCCGCGCATCTAGGCGTTGAACCGGTCAATATTGTCGTTGGCGAAGGCGTCGATACACTGCTCGGACTCGCCGTACGCCAGTACGTTCGCGAAGGCACGCCGGTCGTCACTTCGCTCGGTGCCTATCCGACATTCAATTTTCATGTGGCCGGCTTTGGCGGACGGCTGGTGACGGTGCCATACAGGGAGGATCGCGAGGACCTCGAGGCATTGCTTGCTGCAGTAAAGCGCGAACAGGCACCGCTCGTCTATTTCTCCAACCCTGACAATCCAATGGGGACGTGGTGGGCGGCGGCACAGATCGAAAGCTTTATCGATGCGCTGCCGAAAACTACGATGCTGATCCTCGACGAAGCCTATGGCGAAACCGCACCAGCGGGCACTCTGCCGCGGATCGATGTTTCGCGGCCGAATGTCCTGCGCATGCGCACGTTCTCCAAGGCATACGGGCTCGCCGGAATGCGCTGCGGCTATGCTGTCGGCGCAGAAAAGCAGATCCTCGCCTTCGACAAAATCCGCAACCATTTCGGCATGAACAAACTGACACAGATTGCCGCCCTGGCAGCGCTAGAGGATCAAGATTATCTCAAGGCGGTGATTGCACGGATTATCGCCGGGCGTGAGCGGATCATGCAGATCGCCAAAAGTAATGGTTTGAAGGCGATTCCCTCTGCGACCAATTTCGTCACTATCGATTGCGGGCGCGATGGGCCATTCGCCCTCGCCGTTCTCAATGCCCTTATCGACCGCGACGTCTTCATGCGCAAACCAATGGCGCCGGGTCTGGACCGTTGTATCCGTGTCAGCGTCGGCCTTGATGAAGAACTCGATTATTTCGAGCAACAGCTTCCGCAGGCCTTAGCCGCTGTAAGTAACCGCTGA
- a CDS encoding efflux RND transporter permease subunit: MNISNFFIDRPIFAGVLSFIIFLGGLIALTTMPVSEYPDVVPPSIVVRAQYPGANPKVIAETVATPMEEQINGVEGMLYMGSQATADGQMTLTVTFALGTDPDKAQQLVQNRVSQAEPRLPEEVRSLGITTVKSSPDLMLVVNLISPNDRYDITYLRNYALINIKDRLARINGVGDVQLFGSGDYSMRIWLDPQKTAELGLSATDVLNEIRAQNVQAAAGTIGASPNSNSVDLQLTVNAQGRLQSEEEFGQIIVKTAANGAITHLSDIARIELGAADYSLRSLLDNKSAVAIPIFQAPGSNAIQIADEVRAAMNEMRLTMPEGVDYEIVYDTTQFVRASIEAVIHTLLEAVLLVVLVVILFLQTWRASIIPLIAVPISIVGTFAVMHLFGFSINALSLFGLVLAIGIVVDDAIVVVENVERNIENGLAPRQATVQAMREVSGPIIAIALVLVAVFVPLAFISGLTGQFYRQFALTIAISTVISAFNSLTLSPALAALLLKGHDQPKDRLTRFMDLTLGWLFRGFNAVFTRGANGYSKGVRGVISRKTIMMGIYLVLIGATAFMFKSVPGGFVPPQDKQYLVGFTQLPDGATLDRTEAVVRRIGDMALKIPGVQSTIAFPGLSIAGFTNSSNAGVVFVSLKPFEERKTPDLSAGAIAMALNQQIAGIQESFSAVFPPPPVQGLGSIGGFKLQIEDRNGLGYQALDDATKAFLAKAATAPELTGLFTSYQINVPQLYADVDRAKARQLNVSLPEIFNTLQIYLGSVYVNDFNKFGRTYSVRMQAESDFRAKSEDIGDLKVRSGSGEMIPLSALVNVSSSAGPDRAMRYNGFLAADVNGNAAPGYSSGQARAAVEKIAADTLPPGIGFEWTELTYQEIIAGNSAYLIFPLSILLVFLVLSAQYESLSLPLSIIMIVPLGLLAALTGVWLTAGDNNVFTQIGLIVLVGLSAKNAILIVEFARELEFAGATPFKAVIEASRLRLRPILMTSLAFIMGVVPLVTSTGAGAEMRSAMGVAVFAGMIGVTLFGLFMTPVFYVLIRAMTGNRQLKSHHASTFDGDSSHNSGAIAPAATPAE; encoded by the coding sequence ATGAATATCTCCAATTTCTTTATCGACCGCCCGATCTTTGCGGGCGTTCTTTCTTTCATCATCTTCCTTGGCGGTTTGATTGCGCTGACGACGATGCCCGTCTCGGAATATCCGGACGTCGTGCCCCCGTCGATCGTGGTGCGGGCGCAGTATCCGGGGGCAAATCCGAAGGTCATTGCCGAAACAGTCGCAACGCCGATGGAAGAGCAGATCAACGGCGTTGAAGGCATGCTCTACATGGGCAGTCAGGCGACGGCGGATGGCCAGATGACGCTGACTGTGACCTTTGCGCTCGGTACAGATCCGGACAAGGCACAACAGCTGGTCCAGAACCGCGTTTCGCAGGCGGAACCGCGCTTGCCGGAGGAAGTGCGCAGCCTCGGGATCACCACGGTCAAGAGTTCGCCTGACCTGATGCTGGTGGTCAATCTCATTTCGCCCAATGATCGCTATGACATTACGTACCTGCGCAACTACGCCCTGATCAACATCAAGGATCGCCTCGCCCGCATCAATGGCGTCGGCGATGTGCAGTTGTTCGGGTCTGGCGACTATTCGATGCGTATCTGGCTTGATCCGCAGAAGACCGCGGAACTCGGCCTCTCGGCAACCGATGTTCTCAACGAAATCCGTGCGCAGAACGTGCAGGCGGCTGCCGGTACCATCGGTGCGTCGCCCAACTCGAACAGTGTCGATCTGCAATTGACGGTGAACGCGCAAGGCCGGTTGCAATCCGAAGAAGAATTCGGCCAGATCATCGTCAAGACTGCCGCCAATGGCGCGATCACGCATTTGAGCGACATTGCCCGCATCGAACTTGGCGCAGCCGACTATTCGCTACGCTCGCTGCTCGACAACAAGAGCGCCGTCGCTATCCCGATCTTCCAGGCACCGGGCTCCAATGCGATCCAGATCGCCGACGAAGTTCGTGCAGCGATGAACGAGATGAGGCTGACCATGCCGGAAGGCGTGGACTACGAGATCGTCTACGATACGACCCAGTTCGTTCGCGCTTCGATCGAGGCCGTCATCCATACGCTGCTTGAAGCGGTATTGCTGGTCGTTCTGGTTGTTATCCTCTTCCTGCAAACGTGGCGTGCATCGATCATCCCGCTGATTGCGGTGCCGATATCGATCGTCGGTACGTTTGCGGTGATGCATCTGTTCGGTTTCTCGATCAATGCGCTAAGCCTGTTCGGTCTTGTTCTCGCGATCGGTATCGTCGTCGATGACGCCATCGTGGTGGTTGAAAACGTCGAGCGAAACATCGAGAACGGTCTGGCCCCACGGCAGGCGACAGTACAGGCGATGCGGGAAGTTTCGGGACCAATCATCGCGATTGCGCTGGTTCTGGTCGCGGTGTTCGTGCCCCTCGCCTTCATCAGCGGACTGACCGGTCAGTTCTATCGGCAGTTCGCGCTGACGATCGCCATCTCGACGGTCATTTCAGCTTTCAACTCCCTTACACTGTCCCCCGCCCTCGCCGCTCTTCTGTTGAAGGGACATGATCAGCCAAAAGATCGCTTGACGCGCTTCATGGACCTGACGCTGGGCTGGCTTTTCCGTGGGTTCAATGCCGTGTTCACACGTGGAGCCAACGGCTACAGCAAGGGCGTGCGCGGCGTTATCTCGCGCAAGACGATCATGATGGGGATTTATCTCGTCTTGATCGGCGCGACGGCCTTCATGTTCAAGAGTGTGCCCGGCGGTTTCGTTCCGCCGCAGGACAAGCAGTATCTGGTCGGCTTCACCCAGCTGCCGGATGGTGCGACGCTAGACCGGACGGAAGCGGTCGTCCGCCGCATCGGCGATATGGCGTTGAAGATACCCGGCGTGCAAAGCACGATTGCCTTCCCAGGCCTGTCCATCGCCGGTTTCACCAATAGCTCGAATGCCGGCGTTGTCTTCGTTTCGCTGAAACCTTTCGAGGAGCGCAAGACGCCAGACTTGAGTGCCGGTGCGATCGCCATGGCACTCAATCAGCAGATAGCCGGCATCCAGGAATCGTTCAGCGCCGTCTTCCCGCCGCCTCCCGTCCAGGGTCTCGGCTCGATCGGCGGGTTCAAGCTGCAGATCGAGGATCGCAATGGTCTTGGTTACCAGGCTCTCGACGACGCAACCAAGGCGTTCCTCGCCAAGGCGGCCACTGCACCGGAGCTGACAGGTCTGTTCACCAGCTATCAGATCAATGTTCCACAGCTCTATGCCGACGTTGACCGTGCCAAGGCACGCCAACTCAACGTATCGCTGCCGGAAATCTTCAACACGCTGCAGATCTATCTTGGCTCGGTCTATGTCAACGACTTCAACAAGTTCGGCCGCACCTATTCCGTCCGCATGCAGGCGGAGTCGGATTTCCGGGCCAAGTCTGAAGATATTGGCGACCTCAAGGTACGATCCGGTTCGGGCGAGATGATCCCGCTGTCGGCCCTGGTCAACGTCTCGTCCAGTGCGGGACCGGATCGCGCGATGCGCTATAACGGCTTCCTTGCTGCCGACGTGAACGGCAATGCAGCGCCCGGCTACTCGTCGGGTCAGGCGCGGGCTGCGGTGGAAAAGATTGCCGCCGACACCTTGCCGCCCGGGATCGGCTTCGAATGGACGGAACTGACCTATCAGGAGATCATTGCGGGCAACTCGGCCTACCTCATCTTCCCGTTGTCGATCCTCCTGGTATTCCTCGTCCTCTCGGCACAATACGAAAGCCTCTCGCTGCCACTATCGATCATCATGATCGTGCCGCTCGGATTGCTCGCCGCCCTCACCGGCGTCTGGCTGACGGCGGGAGACAACAATGTCTTCACGCAGATCGGGCTGATCGTGCTAGTCGGGCTATCCGCCAAGAACGCCATCCTGATCGTCGAGTTTGCGCGGGAACTGGAGTTTGCCGGAGCGACGCCATTCAAGGCCGTGATCGAGGCCAGCCGCCTGCGACTGAGACCGATCCTGATGACGTCGCTGGCCTTCATCATGGGCGTGGTGCCTCTCGTCACATCGACGGGAGCCGGTGCGGAAATGCGCAGTGCCATGGGTGTCGCGGTGTTTGCCGGGATGATCGGCGTGACGTTGTTCGGTTTGTTCATGACGCCAGTGTTCTATGTGCTCATACGTGCGATGACTGGAAACCGGCAGCTGAAGAGCCACCATGCAAGTACCTTCGACGGCGATTCCAGCCACAATTCGGGCGCGATTGCTCCTGCCGCAACGCCAGCCGAGTAA
- a CDS encoding TetR/AcrR family transcriptional regulator: protein MARTTGSDGGRTRSAIDIAAKHLIARVGYEAMSMRQLADEVGVQPAAFYRYYPNKQELLFSVMRGHMDRVLAAWEAESRSAHTALEKFCAFIRFHIRYHVERREDVHIANMELRSLSPENRAIIVELRGRYENSLRDILDDGMDTREFAIDDIALTTRAIIAMITGIMVWFRPGDRLSVDEIAEKYVDMGLRLVGAKKIATTKTGGRNVPVGPKIRRL from the coding sequence ATGGCACGCACAACCGGATCAGATGGCGGAAGGACACGCAGCGCGATTGATATTGCTGCCAAGCATTTGATTGCACGGGTCGGCTATGAAGCGATGTCGATGCGCCAACTCGCGGACGAAGTGGGCGTGCAGCCCGCGGCCTTCTATCGCTATTACCCTAACAAGCAGGAATTGCTGTTTTCGGTTATGCGGGGGCACATGGATCGTGTGCTTGCAGCCTGGGAAGCCGAGAGCCGCAGCGCTCATACGGCGCTTGAAAAATTTTGCGCCTTCATTCGTTTCCATATCCGTTACCATGTGGAGCGGCGTGAGGACGTGCACATCGCGAACATGGAGCTACGCAGCCTCAGCCCGGAAAACCGGGCCATCATCGTTGAATTGCGCGGACGATACGAGAACAGCCTTCGCGATATACTCGACGACGGGATGGATACACGCGAATTTGCCATCGATGATATTGCCCTGACAACCCGCGCCATTATCGCGATGATTACCGGAATCATGGTCTGGTTCCGGCCGGGCGACAGGCTTAGTGTCGACGAGATTGCAGAAAAGTATGTCGACATGGGACTGCGCCTTGTTGGCGCCAAGAAGATTGCAACAACTAAAACGGGAGGACGAAATGTACCAGTCGGGCCTAAGATTCGGCGTCTCTGA